A genome region from Nicotiana tabacum cultivar K326 chromosome 13, ASM71507v2, whole genome shotgun sequence includes the following:
- the LOC107827679 gene encoding late blight resistance protein R1-A-like translates to MVNVITANTLARNIHVTIEFLLIILTDVAKGVIHQDKLFGLLVCVVAFTKEVSILFCMFEEISMHEENINETSCASLDLLENIKLLKEDLKHVFLKAPEDSSQRCFPISDGPLFMTLLLKNLNDLLNSNAYSVALIQQEIELVKEDIEFIRLFFGNVEQELNSDLWTRVLDVAYEAEHANNSILLRDHGLLHLIFLLPDTIEKIKLIKEEVSEKIFKNRGLIVANSSNKSAESKSSKKLRQITVGFEEETILIIRQLTSGPSELDVISIIGMPGSGKTTLAYKVYNDKSIISHFDIRAWCTVDQGYDMKKMLQKIYNQVTGSNKKFSEDFDVYDELRRKLYGRRYLIVLDDLWDTVAWDELTVPFQELQKGSRIILTSRKKEVALHGKRHKKRVFEKEECCPEELLDVGEKIARKCDGLPLVLDLIGGVIASKEKEKALWLEVLHNLKSFIFKDEEEVMKVIQLSYDNLSDHLKPCLLHLARYPKDENIKISKLKHLWSAEGLVVHTDMKSVEEVLEVYVGELISSSLVIDFNMIDDLMPRGLTIHYDHSDENLVLRNLEKKIPYVKHLLSLEAYGRDTHLSYNFHLRHLRLLKRLELHEIWLTYSLLNEIGMLVHLRCLIIHTKAEALPPSFSNLWNLETLMVYNFRSTMVLSPTIWSLAKLRHLRIMTCSVFDLYIDEPTVLEEDSKLENLRELYGLTLSHSEDTEDIFKRFPNLRSLEFSIFEEPLDCSVEQICFPRLDVLNELEKVSATFHCASSMEHTQQFDFHFPASLKKLELTRFNLTSDSLSRIARSLPNLQNLILQYVIIQGVGEEFFPVLEELKIYSCYELKEIPDSFGDIASLESISLIRNTQLKDSALKIKEYVAEMTGEDKLEVNCSSWERSLSCKLQLQQSTKLANSNIIFLLADAYFKCAITTASNHSDN, encoded by the exons ATGGTTAATGTTATTACTGCAAACACTTTAGCTCGAAACATTCATGTCACGATAGAGTTCCTATTGATTATTCTTACCGATGTGGCCAAGGGCGTTATTCATCAAGACAAATTGTTTGGTCTCTTGGTATGCGTTGTAGCATTTACCAAGGAGGTTTCCATTCTTTTTTGCATGTTTGAAGAGATCTCAATGCATGAAGAGAATATAAATGAAACAAGTTGTGCAAGTCTAGACTTGCTGGAAAATATTAAACTCTTGAAGGAAGATCTCAAACATGTTTTCTTGAAAGCCCCAGAAGACTCATCTCAACGTTGCTTTCCCATCAGTGATGGACCTCTCTTCATGACTCTTCTACTCAAAAACTTAAATGACTTGCTCAATTCCAATGCTTACTCAGTTGCTTTGATACAACAAGAAATTGAGTTGGTGAAAGAAGACATAGAATTCATAAGATTGTTCTTCGGAAatgttgagcaagaattgaatAGTGATCTTTGGACTCGTGTTCTAGATGTGGCATATGAGGCAGAACATGCCAATAATTCAATTCTTCTGAGAGATCATGGTCTCTTGCACCTTATCTTCTTACTTCCCGATACTATAGAAAAGATCAAACTGATCAAAGAAGAGGTATCAGAGAAGATCTTCAAGAATAGAGGTCTTATTGTCGCAAACTCTTCCAACAAGTCAGCTGAAAGCAAGTCATCAAAAAAGCTTAGACAAATAACTGTAGGTTTTGAGGAGGAAACAATCCTGATAATTAGGCAGCTCACTAGTGGACCATCAGAGCTAGACGTCATTTCGATCATTGGTATGCCGGGTTCCGGTAAAACTACTCTAGCTTATAAAGTATACAATGATAAGTCAATTATTAGTCATTTCGACATTCGTGCATGGTGCACAGTCGACCAAGGGTATGACATGAAAAAGATGTTGCAGAAAATTTATAATCAAGTCACTGGTTCGAATAAGAAATTCAGTGAGGATTTTGATGTTTATGATGAGCTTCGAAGAAAGCTATATGGAAGGAGGTACCTTATCGTCTTGGATGACTTGTGGGATACTGTAGCATGGGATGAGCTAACAGTGCCTTTTCAGGAACTTCAGAAAGGAAGTAGAATTATTTTAACAAGTCGGAAAAAGGAAGTGGCTTTGCATGGAAAACGCCACA AGAAAAGGGTATTCGAAAAAGAAGAATGTTGCCCTGAGGAACTATTGGATGTTGGAGAAAAAATAGCACGAAAGTGTGATGGGCTTCCTTTGGTACTTGATCTGATCGGTGGAGTCATTGCAagcaaggaaaaggaaaaggctTTGTGGCTTGAAGTTTTACATAATTTGAAATCCTTTATTTTTAAGGATGAAGAGGAAGTGATGAAGGTAATACAATTAAGTTATGACAATTTATCAGATCACTTAAAGCCGTGCTTGCTTCACCTTGCGAGATATCCAAAGGACGAAAATATTAAAATCTCTAAATTGAAACATCTGTGGAGTGCCGAAGGACTTGTTGTACATACTGATATGAAGAGTGTGGAAGAAGTACTGGAGGTTTATGTGGGCGAGTTAATTTCCAGTAGCTTGGTAATAGATTTCAATATGATAGATG atcTGATGCCACGTGGTCTAACCATACATTATGATCATTCGGATGAAAATCTTGTCCTGCGCAATCTAGAAAAGAAAATTCCTTATGTTAAACACCTCCTTTCTTTGGAGGCATATGGGAGGGACACTCATCTTTCCTACAACTTTCACCTAAGACACTTGAGGCTTCTTAAAAGGTTGGAGCTGCACGAAATATGGTTGACATATTCTTTGCTGAATGAAATAGGCATGCTTGTTCATTTGAGATGCTTAATCATTCACACGAAAGCAGAAGCTCTCCCTCCGTCATTTTCAAATCTCTGGAATCTTGAAACTCTGATGGTGTATAACTTCAGATCAACCATGGTACTATCACCTACTATCTGGAGTCTTGCAAAGCTACGACATTTGAGGATCATGACTTGTTCTGTCTTTGATTTGTACATTGACGAACCAACAGTGTTAGAAGAGGACtcaaagttggaaaatttgaGAGAATTATACGGGCTCACCCTTTCCCATTCGGAGGACACAGAGGATATTTTCAAAAGGTTTCCCAATCTTCGAAGCCTTGAATTCTCGATATTTGAGGAACCATTGGATTGTTCAGTAGAGCAGATTTGTTTTCCAAGATTGGATGTCCTTAATGAGCTTGAAAAAGTTTCCGCAACTTTTCATTGTGCTTCGTCCATGGAACATACACAACAGTTTGATTTTCACTTCCCTGCGAGCTTGAAAAAATTGGAGTTGACGAGGTTTAATCTAACATCCGATTCACTGTCAAGAATTGCGAGATCACTACCCAACCTTCAAAACCTGATTCTACAATACGTAATCATCCAGGGG GTTGGAGAGGAATTCTTTCCTGTGCTCGAGGAATTAAAAATATATAGCTGTTATGAACTTAAGGAGATCCCGGACAGTTTTGGAGATATTGCTTCATTAGAGTCTATCTCACTGATCCGCAACACTCAACTAAAAGATTCAGCCCTAAAGATAAAGGAATATGTTGCAGAAATGACGGGAGAAGACAAGCTTGAGGTAAACTGCAGCTCGTGGGAGAGAAGCTTAAG CTGTAAACTTCAGCTACAGCAGAGCACGAAACTAGCAAATTCCAATATCATCTTTCTATTGGCAGATGCTTATTTCAAATGTGCTATAACAACAGCAAGCAATCATTCTGATAATTAG